The following proteins come from a genomic window of Streptococcus oralis:
- a CDS encoding formate/nitrite transporter family protein: MVSSEFISKIEFACKKKESLYNQSKFKYAIRSMFAGAFLTFSTAAGAVGADLINKIAPGSGRFLFPFVFAWGLAYIVFLNAELVTSNMMFLTAGSFLKKISWRKTAEILLYCTLFNLIGALIAGWGFAHSAAYANLTHDSFISGVVEMKLGRSNELVLLEGILANIFVNIAILSFVLVKDGGAKLWLVLSAIYMFVFLTNEHIAANFASFAIVKFSVAADSIANFDIPNILRHWGVTFVGNFIGGGLLMGLPYAFLNKNEDTYVD; the protein is encoded by the coding sequence ATGGTCTCTTCAGAATTTATCTCAAAGATTGAATTTGCTTGTAAGAAGAAAGAAAGTCTTTATAATCAAAGCAAGTTTAAGTATGCGATTCGATCCATGTTTGCAGGTGCCTTTTTAACATTTAGTACAGCTGCGGGTGCAGTTGGGGCTGACTTGATTAATAAGATCGCACCAGGCAGTGGTCGCTTCCTCTTCCCATTTGTTTTTGCTTGGGGATTGGCCTACATTGTTTTCTTGAATGCCGAGTTGGTAACTTCAAATATGATGTTTTTGACAGCTGGTAGTTTCTTGAAAAAAATCTCTTGGAGAAAAACAGCTGAGATTTTACTTTACTGTACCTTGTTCAATCTCATCGGAGCTTTGATAGCAGGTTGGGGCTTTGCCCACTCAGCAGCCTATGCAAATCTAACACATGATAGCTTCATTTCAGGAGTTGTAGAGATGAAGTTAGGTCGTTCCAATGAGTTAGTCTTACTTGAAGGTATTTTAGCCAATATCTTTGTAAACATTGCCATTCTTTCATTTGTTTTGGTGAAAGACGGGGGCGCCAAACTTTGGCTCGTCTTATCAGCGATTTACATGTTTGTATTCTTAACAAACGAACACATTGCTGCGAACTTTGCTTCTTTTGCGATTGTTAAGTTTAGTGTTGCAGCAGATTCAATTGCTAATTTTGACATTCCTAATATTCTTCGTCACTGGGGTGTAACCTTTGTCGGAAACTTTATTGGAGGAGGTCTCTTGATGGGCTTGCCTTACGCCTTCCTCAATAAAAACGAAGATACTTATGTAGATTAA
- a CDS encoding O-acetylhomoserine aminocarboxypropyltransferase/cysteine synthase family protein produces MTREFKFETLQLHAGQVVDPATKSRAVPIYQTTSFVFDDTQEAADLFALKKAGNIYTRITNPTTAAFEERIAALEGGVGALATASGMAAVTYTILALAHAGDHVVAASTIYGGTFNLLKETLPRYGITTTFVDVDNLEEVEAAINDNTKLVLIETLGNPLINIPDLEKLAEIAHKHQIPLVSDNTFATPYLINVFSHGVDIAIHSATKFIGGHGTTIGGLIVDSGRFDWEASGKFPQFVEEDPSYHNLSYTRDVGAAAFIIAVRVQLLRDTGAALSPFNAFLLLQGLETLSLRVERHVQNAEKIVDFLVSHPKVEKVNYPKLADSPYHALAEKYLPKGVGSIFTFHVKGGEAEARKVIDNLEIFSDLANVADAKSLVVHPATTTHGQLSEKDLEAAGVTPNQIRLSIGLENVDDLIEDLRLALEKV; encoded by the coding sequence ATGACTCGTGAATTTAAATTTGAAACCCTACAATTACACGCTGGGCAGGTGGTTGATCCAGCTACCAAGTCTCGTGCAGTGCCAATTTATCAGACAACATCCTTTGTTTTTGATGATACGCAAGAAGCTGCAGACCTCTTTGCCTTAAAGAAAGCAGGAAATATCTATACTCGCATCACCAATCCTACAACAGCGGCCTTTGAAGAACGAATTGCTGCTCTTGAAGGTGGTGTTGGAGCGCTAGCGACAGCATCAGGTATGGCTGCTGTAACCTACACTATTTTGGCGCTTGCTCACGCAGGTGACCATGTGGTGGCTGCGTCAACTATTTACGGTGGGACCTTCAACCTCTTGAAGGAAACCCTTCCTCGTTATGGGATCACAACAACCTTTGTGGATGTGGATAATTTGGAAGAAGTGGAAGCAGCTATCAATGACAATACCAAGCTTGTCTTGATTGAAACCTTGGGGAATCCCTTGATTAACATTCCTGACTTGGAAAAATTGGCTGAGATTGCGCATAAACACCAGATTCCTCTCGTTTCGGACAATACTTTTGCCACACCATATTTGATTAACGTCTTCTCTCACGGTGTAGATATTGCCATTCACTCAGCAACTAAGTTTATTGGTGGACATGGTACGACTATTGGAGGACTGATTGTCGATAGCGGTCGTTTTGACTGGGAAGCTTCAGGAAAATTCCCTCAATTTGTTGAGGAAGACCCAAGTTACCATAACTTGAGCTATACTCGTGATGTTGGGGCAGCAGCCTTTATTATCGCTGTTCGTGTCCAATTGCTTCGTGATACAGGTGCGGCCTTGTCGCCATTTAATGCCTTTCTCTTGCTCCAAGGGCTTGAAACTCTCTCTCTTCGTGTCGAACGCCATGTGCAAAATGCAGAGAAAATTGTTGATTTCCTTGTCAGCCATCCTAAGGTAGAGAAGGTAAATTATCCAAAACTCGCTGACAGTCCTTACCATGCCTTGGCTGAGAAATATTTGCCAAAAGGTGTGGGTTCAATCTTTACCTTCCATGTTAAAGGTGGAGAGGCAGAAGCTCGCAAGGTGATTGATAATTTGGAAATCTTCTCTGACCTTGCAAACGTAGCAGATGCCAAATCTCTTGTTGTCCATCCAGCGACGACCACTCACGGTCAGTTGTCAGAAAAAGACCTAGAAGCAGCAGGAGTCACACCAAACCAAATCCGCTTGTCGATCGGTCTTGAAAATGTAGATGATCTGATTGAAGATTTGCGCTTGGCCTTGGAAAAAGTATAA